A window of Clostridium botulinum BKT015925 contains these coding sequences:
- a CDS encoding methyl-accepting chemotaxis protein, giving the protein MLNNVRVKGKILLITCVMALVSIVVGIMGGVYLEKANKSTDALYNQNLLAIRFLLGARSRANRITADMLNLCLETGNAGYEDKIVRDAKENIIELDKDLKSYYSTRLDPEEEDLYKDITQIAESYKEKVNKIVDLAGMDKNEEAYKNFKESNAIVEKFREIIIKLCDYNVKDAEETKISNDEQYKNAGRSTTIILIAAVAIGVIISLLIAKTIINPLKDATNYLKNIGSGDFSKDVKEKNLSRKDEIGDLARGISIMRNTNIGLIKNILNQSNEAIGATEDVFELVRQVNENSQEISATTQELSAGMEETAASAEEMNTAAGEIRISIENISNRAEELSKRSQEINEKASSLTKVANNSKDDSLNIYAENKNELLKAIEESKSVEKINVLLESIIQITEQTNLLALNAAIEAARAGENGKGFAVVADEVRKLAEESSDTAGKIQNIITGAIKSVGNLSDNSQNILDFINNKVINDYNEFVKMGNMYSNDAKYYSQVAMDLKNVCEEVFQSVNNVMEVINNVTVSTNEGAEGTNNIVNKLSLAQKQIESLRARVTVAKESSEGLYESVTSFTIE; this is encoded by the coding sequence GTGTTAAATAATGTAAGGGTTAAAGGTAAAATATTATTAATAACATGTGTAATGGCTTTAGTTTCAATTGTAGTTGGTATAATGGGAGGTGTTTATTTAGAAAAAGCTAATAAGAGCACAGATGCACTTTACAATCAAAATTTGTTAGCCATAAGATTTTTATTAGGAGCAAGAAGTAGAGCTAATAGAATAACTGCGGATATGTTAAATCTTTGTTTGGAAACTGGAAATGCAGGATATGAAGATAAAATAGTACGTGATGCAAAAGAAAATATAATAGAACTTGACAAGGATTTAAAAAGTTATTATTCAACAAGACTAGATCCAGAAGAAGAGGATTTATACAAAGATATAACACAAATTGCAGAATCATATAAAGAAAAAGTAAATAAGATTGTGGATTTAGCAGGTATGGATAAAAATGAAGAAGCCTATAAAAATTTTAAAGAAAGTAATGCTATTGTAGAAAAATTTAGGGAGATAATAATCAAGTTATGTGATTACAATGTAAAGGATGCAGAAGAGACTAAAATTAGTAATGATGAGCAATATAAAAATGCAGGGAGATCCACAACTATTATATTGATAGCTGCAGTAGCCATAGGAGTAATTATATCATTACTTATTGCTAAAACAATAATAAATCCATTAAAAGATGCAACCAATTATTTAAAGAATATAGGTAGTGGAGATTTTTCCAAAGATGTAAAAGAAAAAAATCTTAGTAGAAAAGATGAAATTGGTGATTTAGCTCGAGGAATTAGTATAATGAGAAATACAAATATTGGGCTTATCAAAAATATTTTAAATCAGTCCAATGAAGCTATAGGGGCTACTGAAGATGTATTTGAACTTGTAAGACAAGTTAATGAAAATTCTCAAGAAATTTCAGCAACTACACAAGAATTATCAGCTGGAATGGAGGAAACTGCTGCATCAGCTGAGGAAATGAATACAGCTGCTGGAGAGATAAGAATATCAATAGAAAATATATCAAATAGAGCAGAAGAATTATCAAAAAGGTCTCAAGAAATAAATGAAAAAGCAAGTAGTTTAACTAAAGTAGCTAATAACTCTAAAGATGATAGTTTAAATATATATGCAGAAAATAAAAATGAATTATTAAAAGCAATAGAAGAGTCTAAATCTGTTGAAAAAATCAATGTATTATTAGAGTCTATTATTCAAATTACAGAACAAACTAATTTACTTGCATTAAATGCAGCCATTGAAGCCGCAAGGGCTGGAGAAAATGGAAAGGGATTTGCAGTAGTTGCAGATGAAGTAAGAAAACTTGCAGAAGAATCTTCTGATACTGCTGGTAAAATTCAAAATATAATAACTGGAGCAATTAAATCAGTTGGTAATTTATCGGATAATTCTCAAAACATATTGGATTTTATAAATAATAAGGTAATTAATGATTATAATGAATTTGTTAAAATGGGAAATATGTACAGCAATGATGCTAAATATTATAGTCAAGTTGCTATGGATCTTAAAAATGTTTGTGAAGAAGTTTTTCAGTCTGTAAATAATGTAATGGAAGTTATAAACAATGTAACCGTTTCTACTAATGAAGGTGCTGAAGGAACGAATAATATTGTTAATAAACTTAGTTTAGCTCAAAAACAAATAGAATCTTTAAGAGCAAGGGTAACAGTTGCAAAAGAAAGTTCAGAAGGCCTATATGAATCAGTTACTAGTTTTACAATAGAATAA
- a CDS encoding HD-GYP domain-containing protein yields MKISLDKTLRSMSIALDLAEISSIDNNKNIVENISNINYSNHNFMNHSKRATYISLVLANVLNLNNDIKKYLYLSTLLHDIGATTSLKYSHTQEEFIKEHCLKGAEILDTFPIFKNLSHIILHHHENFDGSGPLHLIGDEIPIESQIIRLADLVELLYNPQISLFKQKEDIIHWIKSRSSNIFSPILCTKFIEIASKDIFWFDLENISFVDSILDNIAPKLDIYLDLKEFEIIAYIFSNIIDAKSSFTATHSREIAELAFKISKYLGYSDEKCSKMKIAGLLHDIGKLAIPSSILDKNGKLTEEEFSIIKSHVYYTSIILDRIEDIPDIKEWASNHHEKLNGKGYPRGLLGKNLSEECRILAVCDIYQALTEDRPYRLGLNQKIAYDILDNMASDNLICKHAVNNLKKALI; encoded by the coding sequence ATGAAAATATCTTTAGATAAAACTCTTCGTTCTATGTCTATAGCTCTTGATTTAGCTGAAATTAGTTCTATAGACAATAATAAAAACATAGTAGAAAATATATCTAATATAAATTATTCTAACCATAACTTTATGAATCATTCTAAACGAGCTACTTACATATCTTTAGTATTGGCCAATGTTTTAAATTTAAATAATGATATAAAAAAATATTTATATTTATCTACATTGTTACATGATATAGGTGCTACTACTAGTTTAAAATATAGCCATACTCAAGAAGAATTTATAAAAGAACATTGTCTAAAAGGAGCTGAAATATTAGATACATTTCCTATTTTCAAAAATCTTTCTCATATAATTTTGCATCACCATGAAAATTTTGACGGAAGTGGACCTCTTCATTTAATTGGTGATGAAATTCCCATTGAAAGCCAAATCATAAGATTAGCGGACCTAGTGGAATTACTATATAATCCTCAGATATCCTTATTTAAGCAAAAAGAAGATATAATACATTGGATAAAATCACGTTCTTCAAATATATTTTCGCCAATACTTTGTACTAAGTTTATAGAAATAGCATCAAAAGATATTTTTTGGTTTGATCTTGAAAATATTTCATTTGTTGATTCTATTTTAGACAATATTGCTCCTAAGCTAGATATATATTTAGATCTAAAGGAATTTGAAATTATAGCATACATTTTTTCTAATATTATCGATGCTAAAAGTAGTTTTACAGCAACTCACTCTAGAGAAATTGCTGAACTTGCTTTTAAAATCTCAAAATATTTAGGATACTCAGATGAAAAATGCTCTAAAATGAAAATAGCCGGCTTATTACATGACATAGGTAAACTCGCTATTCCTTCATCTATACTTGATAAAAACGGTAAACTTACCGAAGAAGAATTTTCTATAATAAAATCCCATGTATACTATACCTCTATCATTTTAGATAGAATAGAAGATATTCCTGATATAAAAGAATGGGCTTCGAATCATCACGAAAAACTTAATGGCAAAGGATATCCCAGAGGATTATTAGGCAAAAACCTAAGTGAAGAATGCAGAATTTTAGCTGTTTGCGACATCTACCAAGCATTAACTGAAGATAGGCCCTACAGATTAGGTTTAAATCAAAAAATAGCATATGATATTCTTGATAATATGGCTTCCGATAATCTAATTTGCAAACACGCTGTGAATAATTTAAAAAAAGCACTAATATAA
- the tsaE gene encoding tRNA (adenosine(37)-N6)-threonylcarbamoyltransferase complex ATPase subunit type 1 TsaE has product MDFIVDSVDKTVDIGLQIGKLTNSGDIICLIGDLGTGKTHITKGIAKGLEIHDHITSPTFNIVNEYQGRLKLYHFDVYRVNDPDEIEAIGFDEYIFGDGVSIVEWANYIEELIPNEYLKVEIKKLPELGDNFRKITITCSGNRYNYVKEIKI; this is encoded by the coding sequence ATGGATTTTATAGTTGATAGTGTAGATAAAACTGTTGATATTGGATTACAAATAGGTAAACTTACAAATAGTGGTGATATTATATGTTTAATTGGAGATCTTGGAACTGGCAAAACTCACATAACCAAAGGTATAGCTAAAGGACTTGAAATTCATGATCATATAACTAGTCCTACCTTTAATATAGTTAACGAATATCAAGGAAGACTTAAATTATACCATTTTGATGTATATAGAGTTAATGACCCTGATGAAATAGAAGCTATAGGCTTTGATGAATATATATTTGGAGATGGTGTTAGCATTGTTGAATGGGCTAACTATATAGAGGAATTAATTCCAAACGAATATTTAAAGGTTGAAATAAAAAAATTACCTGAGCTTGGAGATAACTTTAGAAAAATAACTATAACTTGTAGCGGTAATAGATACAATTATGTAAAGGAGATTAAAATATGA
- the tsaB gene encoding tRNA (adenosine(37)-N6)-threonylcarbamoyltransferase complex dimerization subunit type 1 TsaB: MKILSVDSSTSSASCAILEDNKLLGEITLNDKKQHSVILMPLIDSLLNNLKLTINDIDAFAVSSGPGSFTGLRIGIATVKGLADGTGKPFIGISSLDGLAFNLAYSNGIICPIIDALRDNVYTALYSFEDGKLKKLTDYMAIHIDELISIIKETNCDSINFIGDAIPKFKDKLSTSFSKVYFAPNNVNLARASSLGELGLQLLKNGVCDNSLTFAPIYLKKSQAEREYENKLRMKENE, from the coding sequence ATGAAAATTCTCAGCGTAGATTCTTCTACTTCTAGTGCATCTTGTGCTATTTTAGAAGATAATAAACTATTAGGTGAAATAACCCTAAATGATAAAAAACAACATTCTGTCATATTAATGCCTCTAATCGATTCTTTATTAAACAATCTAAAATTAACAATAAATGATATAGATGCATTTGCTGTATCTAGCGGTCCTGGTTCTTTTACAGGCCTTAGAATAGGTATTGCAACTGTTAAAGGTCTTGCTGATGGTACAGGAAAGCCTTTTATCGGCATTTCATCGTTAGATGGATTAGCATTTAATTTAGCTTATAGTAACGGTATTATATGCCCTATTATTGATGCTTTAAGAGATAATGTTTATACTGCATTATATTCTTTTGAAGATGGAAAATTAAAAAAGCTAACTGACTATATGGCTATACATATTGATGAATTAATTTCTATTATAAAAGAAACAAATTGTGATTCTATAAATTTTATAGGAGATGCTATACCTAAATTTAAAGATAAATTATCTACTAGTTTTTCGAAAGTTTATTTTGCCCCTAACAATGTTAATCTTGCAAGGGCTTCTTCATTAGGTGAACTAGGTCTACAATTATTAAAAAATGGAGTTTGTGATAATTCACTTACCTTTGCTCCTATTTATCTTAAAAAATCACAAGCCGAAAGAGAATATGAAAATAAATTAAGGATGAAAGAAAATGAATAA
- the rimI gene encoding ribosomal protein S18-alanine N-acetyltransferase, whose product MNNLSLEEMKEEDLESVLKINNVCFNPPWKLQTLKNEFENNFSKYIVLKDQYNKIIGYAGIWLIIDEAHITNIAVHPDYRGIGASNYLMNGIMDICTERNIPAITLEVRENNTTARNLYKKYGFLEEGLRKNYYGPNVNALVMWKKDVLE is encoded by the coding sequence ATGAATAATTTATCACTTGAAGAAATGAAGGAGGAAGACCTAGAATCAGTTTTAAAAATAAATAATGTATGTTTTAACCCTCCTTGGAAACTACAAACTTTAAAAAATGAATTTGAAAATAATTTTTCTAAATATATCGTGTTAAAAGACCAATATAATAAAATTATAGGTTATGCAGGTATATGGCTCATCATAGATGAAGCACATATAACTAATATTGCAGTACACCCGGATTATCGTGGCATTGGCGCTAGTAATTACTTAATGAATGGTATAATGGATATTTGTACAGAAAGAAATATTCCAGCAATTACTCTAGAAGTTCGTGAAAATAATACTACAGCCAGAAATTTATATAAAAAATATGGTTTTTTAGAAGAAGGTTTACGAAAAAATTATTATGGCCCTAATGTAAACGCCTTAGTAATGTGGAAAAAAGATGTATTAGAATAA
- a CDS encoding ECF transporter S component translates to MRHNNLNKMIKISLLSVMAFILMFFEVSMPIFPNFLKIDISDLPALLGSFALGPVEGVGIELFKNILHVIFKGTQTGLVGEFANFIVGAVLVLVAGYIYRCKKSKKTAILGLLTGSIIMSIFAAVLNYSVFLPLFAKAFKIPIDAFVSMGALVNPKIHDLKGLVMWSILPFNLLKGLIVSIITLAMYKSVSPILHKDEVVQKRKINTLENQR, encoded by the coding sequence ATGAGACATAATAATTTAAACAAAATGATTAAAATATCACTTTTATCTGTTATGGCATTTATATTGATGTTTTTCGAAGTATCTATGCCCATATTTCCTAATTTCTTAAAGATAGATATAAGTGATCTTCCAGCACTATTAGGTTCATTTGCGCTTGGGCCAGTGGAAGGTGTTGGAATTGAGTTATTCAAGAACATATTGCATGTAATCTTTAAGGGAACACAGACTGGACTTGTTGGTGAATTTGCAAACTTCATAGTAGGTGCAGTACTTGTTTTAGTAGCAGGATATATATATAGATGTAAAAAATCTAAGAAAACAGCTATTTTAGGTTTGTTAACAGGTTCAATAATAATGTCTATATTTGCAGCAGTATTAAATTATAGTGTATTTTTACCCTTATTTGCAAAAGCTTTTAAAATACCAATAGATGCTTTTGTATCAATGGGAGCTTTGGTGAATCCTAAAATACATGATTTAAAAGGATTAGTTATGTGGTCTATATTACCGTTTAATCTATTGAAGGGGTTAATTGTATCTATTATAACTTTGGCTATGTATAAAAGTGTATCACCTATATTACACAAAGATGAAGTTGTGCAAAAAAGAAAAATTAATACTTTAGAAAATCAAAGATAA